Proteins encoded by one window of Blautia argi:
- a CDS encoding glucose-6-phosphate isomerase, with amino-acid sequence MENKVTFDYSKAVNVVGTEEVAAMEKMVEAAKEVLVSKSGLGNDFLGWIDLPVDYDKEEFERIKKAAEKIQKDSDVLLVIGIGGSYLGARAAIDFLNHPFYNNLSKENRKTPEIYYVGNNISGAYVKGLAEVIGDRDFSINVISKSGTTTEPAIAFRVFKEMIEEKYGKEEAAKRIYATTDKAKGALKTLATEEGYETFVVPDDVGGRFSVLTAVGLLPIAVSGVSIDKLMEGAASGRELALQKPYAENDALQYAAVRNILHRKGKSVEILADYEPTLHYVAEWWKQLYGESEGKDQKGIYPASGRLYYRFTFSGTVYSGRLPHYMFETVLAIEEPKDDVVIKEAENDLDGLNYLAGKGMDFVNKSAMNGTILAHTDGNTPNLMVKIPQQNEFYLGTAGSTSLSLHGGISGYLTGVNPFNQPGVESYKKNMFALLGKPGYEEQREELLKRL; translated from the coding sequence ATGGAAAATAAAGTTACGTTTGACTATTCAAAAGCAGTAAATGTTGTTGGCACAGAAGAAGTGGCAGCAATGGAAAAAATGGTGGAAGCAGCCAAAGAAGTGCTGGTATCCAAATCAGGACTGGGAAATGATTTCCTTGGCTGGATTGACCTTCCTGTAGACTATGACAAGGAAGAGTTTGAAAGAATTAAAAAAGCTGCAGAAAAGATTCAGAAGGATTCCGATGTACTGCTTGTTATCGGTATCGGCGGTTCCTATCTGGGAGCAAGAGCTGCCATTGATTTCCTGAATCACCCATTTTACAATAATCTGAGCAAAGAAAACCGCAAGACACCGGAAATCTATTATGTAGGAAACAACATCAGCGGTGCCTATGTAAAAGGTCTGGCAGAGGTAATCGGCGACAGGGACTTCTCCATTAATGTAATTTCAAAATCAGGAACAACAACAGAACCTGCTATTGCTTTCCGTGTATTCAAAGAAATGATTGAAGAGAAATACGGCAAGGAAGAGGCTGCAAAGAGAATTTACGCAACTACAGATAAAGCAAAGGGAGCGTTAAAGACTCTTGCAACAGAAGAAGGATATGAAACCTTTGTAGTACCGGACGATGTAGGCGGACGTTTCTCTGTCCTGACAGCCGTAGGTCTTCTTCCAATCGCAGTAAGCGGTGTATCCATTGATAAATTAATGGAAGGCGCAGCATCAGGAAGAGAGCTGGCTTTACAGAAACCATATGCAGAAAATGATGCTCTGCAGTATGCGGCAGTACGTAACATTCTTCACAGAAAAGGCAAATCCGTAGAGATTCTGGCTGACTATGAACCAACTCTTCACTATGTAGCAGAATGGTGGAAACAGCTTTACGGCGAAAGTGAAGGAAAAGACCAGAAGGGTATTTATCCTGCATCTGGTAGACTTTACTACAGATTTACATTCTCTGGGACAGTTTATTCAGGACGGCTCCCGCATTATATGTTTGAAACTGTTCTGGCAATCGAAGAGCCAAAGGACGATGTGGTTATCAAAGAAGCGGAAAATGATTTGGACGGACTGAACTATCTGGCAGGCAAAGGTATGGATTTCGTAAACAAGAGCGCTATGAACGGAACCATTCTGGCGCATACAGACGGAAATACACCAAACCTGATGGTGAAAATTCCACAGCAGAACGAGTTCTATTTAGGGACAGCTGGTTCTACTTCTTTGAGTTTGCATGGCGGCATCAGCGGATACCTGACAGGGGTAAATCCATTTAATCAGCCGGGCGTGGAAAGCTACAAGAAGAATATGTTCGCACTTCTTGGAAAACCGGGATATGAAGAACAGAGAGAAGAATTGCTGAAAAGATTATAA
- a CDS encoding N-acetylmuramoyl-L-alanine amidase, with product MQKKWLKGIMALCMLCAVYLLAGEGALLVGKTAGGSRGSIVIDSGHGGIDPGVVGIGKLEEKDVNLKIAGYLAEYLKKEGYETVMTRESDKGLYEEDSRNKKVQDMQNRCALIKETKPLLTVSIHQNSYPDQSVCGPQVFYYSGSVKGAQLAKCIQQELNTQLEAKRPRVEKANQTYYLLKRSEGILNIVETGFLTNPREAELLGTKKYQKKCAKAICDGILNFLKTVEKEA from the coding sequence ATGCAGAAAAAATGGTTAAAGGGAATCATGGCGCTTTGTATGCTCTGCGCTGTTTATCTGCTTGCCGGGGAAGGGGCTCTGCTGGTGGGAAAGACAGCCGGAGGCAGCAGAGGAAGCATAGTCATTGACAGTGGACACGGCGGTATAGATCCAGGAGTTGTGGGAATCGGAAAACTGGAAGAAAAGGACGTAAACCTGAAAATTGCCGGATACCTGGCAGAGTATCTGAAAAAAGAAGGATATGAAACAGTCATGACCAGAGAATCAGACAAAGGACTTTATGAGGAAGACAGCAGGAACAAAAAGGTGCAGGATATGCAGAACCGATGTGCGCTGATTAAAGAAACAAAGCCTCTTCTCACAGTCAGTATCCATCAGAACAGCTATCCGGACCAGTCTGTGTGCGGTCCTCAGGTGTTCTATTATTCCGGTTCTGTAAAGGGGGCACAGCTGGCAAAATGCATTCAGCAGGAATTGAATACCCAGCTTGAGGCAAAACGTCCCAGAGTGGAAAAGGCAAATCAGACCTATTATCTCTTAAAGCGCAGCGAAGGAATTTTGAACATTGTGGAAACCGGATTTCTGACAAATCCCAGGGAGGCAGAGCTGCTGGGAACCAAGAAGTATCAGAAAAAGTGTGCAAAAGCCATTTGTGACGGAATTTTAAATTTTTTAAAAACGGTAGAAAAGGAAGCGTGA
- a CDS encoding L-threonylcarbamoyladenylate synthase, whose protein sequence is MKTKIVRVDKENPDKEILQKVGETIKKGGLAAFPTETVYGLGGDGLNAGSSQKIYAAKGRPSDNPLIIHIADMESLEKITKEVPEKAKLLAEKFWPGPLTMIFKKSDCVPYETTGGLESVAVRMPNHAVALGLIRAGGGFIAAPSANTSGRPSPTSAAHVAEDLTGKIDVLVDGGEVGIGLESTIVDFTEEIPVILRPGYINQSMIEAVIGEVRMDKGLLITDEKVKPKAPGMKYRHYAPNAELTIVRGSTEKVVKYINEQCQMLQAEGKKTGVIGTDETRERYQGSVVKSIGTRQDEEGIARHLFGILREFDEEKADCIFSESFDTPRMGQAIMNRLLKAAGHHIIYL, encoded by the coding sequence TTGAAAACAAAGATAGTCAGGGTAGACAAAGAAAACCCGGATAAGGAAATACTTCAAAAAGTGGGAGAAACTATCAAAAAAGGCGGTCTGGCTGCATTTCCCACAGAAACCGTGTACGGACTGGGCGGCGATGGCTTAAATGCCGGTTCCTCACAGAAAATTTATGCAGCAAAGGGCAGACCCTCTGACAATCCGCTGATTATACACATTGCGGACATGGAGAGTCTGGAAAAGATTACAAAAGAGGTGCCGGAAAAAGCAAAGCTTCTGGCAGAAAAATTCTGGCCCGGACCTCTTACGATGATTTTTAAAAAGAGCGACTGCGTACCATATGAAACCACAGGCGGGTTGGAAAGCGTAGCTGTGCGTATGCCCAATCATGCGGTAGCTCTGGGGTTAATCCGGGCAGGCGGCGGCTTTATTGCAGCGCCAAGCGCCAATACTTCCGGGCGTCCAAGTCCCACCAGTGCAGCCCATGTGGCTGAGGATTTAACCGGGAAAATAGACGTACTGGTGGACGGCGGTGAGGTTGGAATTGGTCTGGAGTCTACCATTGTAGATTTTACAGAGGAAATTCCGGTAATTCTGCGTCCGGGTTATATTAACCAGTCCATGATAGAAGCTGTGATTGGAGAGGTGCGCATGGACAAGGGTCTTCTCATTACAGATGAGAAAGTAAAGCCAAAGGCGCCGGGTATGAAATACCGTCATTATGCGCCAAATGCAGAGCTGACCATTGTCCGGGGAAGTACGGAAAAGGTTGTGAAGTATATTAATGAGCAGTGTCAGATGCTTCAGGCAGAGGGAAAGAAAACAGGTGTAATCGGAACCGATGAAACCAGGGAACGTTATCAGGGGTCTGTGGTAAAGAGCATTGGCACAAGACAGGACGAGGAAGGAATTGCAAGACATCTTTTCGGCATTTTAAGAGAATTTGACGAGGAAAAGGCAGACTGCATTTTTTCGGAATCCTTTGATACCCCTAGAATGGGACAGGCAATTATGAACAGACTGCTAAAGGCAGCGGGACACCATATTATTTATCTTTAA
- the rpiB gene encoding ribose 5-phosphate isomerase B codes for MIALGCDHGGYELKQEIIKYLKEHQLAYKDFGCDSTEAVDYPVYARKVGKAIQDGECDKGILICGTGIGISIAANKMKGIRAALCTDCFCAEATREHNDANVLALGGRVVGPGLAVKIVDTFLNTEFSHAERHQKRIDLIEK; via the coding sequence ATGATAGCATTAGGCTGTGACCACGGCGGTTATGAACTGAAACAGGAGATTATCAAGTATCTCAAGGAGCATCAGTTGGCTTATAAGGATTTTGGCTGTGACAGTACAGAGGCAGTGGATTATCCTGTTTATGCAAGAAAAGTAGGAAAGGCGATTCAGGACGGAGAATGCGATAAGGGAATCCTGATTTGCGGTACAGGAATCGGTATTTCTATTGCGGCAAACAAGATGAAGGGAATCCGTGCAGCCCTTTGTACAGACTGCTTCTGTGCAGAGGCAACCAGAGAGCATAATGACGCTAATGTACTGGCGCTTGGCGGCAGAGTGGTAGGACCGGGACTTGCTGTAAAGATTGTAGATACTTTTTTAAATACAGAATTTTCCCATGCAGAAAGACATCAGAAGCGAATTGACTTGATTGAAAAATAA
- the upp gene encoding uracil phosphoribosyltransferase, with amino-acid sequence MAKVLVMEHPLIQHKIGIIRRKSTSSKEFRELVSEVAMFMAYEATRELKLADVEIETPITKTTVKELAGKKMAVVPILRAGLGMVEGMLTMVPAAKVGHIGLYRDPETLKPVEYYCKLPADCGEREVFVTDPMLATGGSAVAAITMLKEKGVKNIHFMCILAAPEGVKALSEAHPDVDIYIGALDDHLNDHGYIVPGLGDAGDRIFGTK; translated from the coding sequence ATGGCAAAAGTATTAGTTATGGAGCACCCGCTGATTCAGCACAAAATCGGAATTATCCGCAGAAAATCCACAAGCTCAAAGGAATTTCGGGAGCTGGTAAGTGAAGTTGCCATGTTCATGGCTTATGAGGCAACCAGAGAGCTGAAACTTGCTGATGTGGAAATTGAAACACCGATTACAAAAACAACGGTAAAAGAGCTGGCGGGAAAGAAAATGGCAGTTGTGCCGATTCTCCGCGCAGGTCTTGGCATGGTAGAAGGTATGCTGACCATGGTACCGGCTGCAAAGGTGGGGCATATCGGACTTTACCGCGACCCGGAAACCTTAAAGCCGGTGGAATATTACTGCAAGCTTCCGGCTGACTGCGGAGAGAGAGAGGTTTTCGTTACAGACCCAATGCTGGCAACCGGCGGTTCTGCTGTGGCAGCCATTACCATGCTGAAGGAAAAGGGCGTAAAAAACATTCATTTTATGTGTATTCTGGCAGCGCCGGAAGGTGTAAAAGCGCTGTCTGAGGCGCACCCGGACGTGGATATTTATATTGGGGCCCTGGATGACCACTTAAATGACCACGGCTACATTGTACCGGGACTTGGAGATGCAGGAGATCGTATTTTTGGAACAAAATAA
- a CDS encoding deoxycytidylate deaminase yields the protein MKGKRDGYISWDEYFMGVAKLSGMRSKDPHSQVGACIVSQDNKILSMGYNGFPMGCSDDEFPWAREGDELDTKYFYVTHSELNAILNYRGGSLEGAKLYVSLFPCNECAKAIIQAGIKTIVYECDKYADSPAVKASKRMLDAAGVRYYQYTHTGRKLELEV from the coding sequence ATGAAGGGAAAACGAGATGGATATATTTCATGGGACGAGTATTTTATGGGCGTGGCAAAGCTTTCAGGCATGCGCTCCAAAGACCCCCATTCTCAGGTAGGAGCGTGTATTGTCAGCCAGGACAATAAGATTCTGTCCATGGGATATAACGGATTTCCTATGGGGTGTTCGGATGATGAGTTTCCCTGGGCAAGAGAAGGGGACGAGCTGGATACCAAATATTTTTATGTGACCCACAGTGAGCTGAATGCGATTTTGAATTACAGAGGCGGCTCTTTAGAGGGGGCAAAGCTATATGTGTCCCTGTTTCCCTGCAATGAATGTGCGAAAGCCATTATTCAGGCAGGAATTAAAACCATTGTCTACGAATGTGACAAGTATGCGGATTCTCCGGCAGTAAAGGCATCCAAGCGTATGCTGGACGCGGCGGGAGTCCGTTATTATCAGTACACCCATACCGGCAGAAAGCTGGAACTGGAAGTGTAA
- a CDS encoding RrF2 family transcriptional regulator, with the protein MKISTKGRYAIRLMLDLATNNSGNPIRLKDAAARQGISEKYLEQIISVLNKAGYVRSIRGPQGGYMLQRAPEEYTVGMILRLTEGSLAPVECAEEEFAACSRGNECVTRILWKKLNDAINSVVDEVTLEDLISWQAAKADEYVI; encoded by the coding sequence ATGAAAATTTCAACAAAAGGAAGATATGCCATTCGCCTGATGCTGGATTTGGCAACCAATAATTCCGGCAATCCCATACGTCTGAAGGACGCGGCAGCCAGACAGGGAATTTCCGAAAAGTATCTGGAACAGATTATCAGCGTATTGAATAAGGCAGGGTATGTGCGAAGTATCCGCGGACCTCAGGGAGGTTATATGCTGCAGCGGGCGCCAGAAGAATATACCGTAGGCATGATCCTGCGGCTTACAGAGGGCAGCCTTGCGCCGGTGGAATGTGCGGAAGAAGAATTTGCAGCCTGCAGCAGGGGAAATGAATGCGTAACCAGAATACTCTGGAAAAAACTCAATGATGCCATAAACAGTGTGGTAGATGAGGTTACTTTGGAAGATTTAATCAGCTGGCAGGCAGCAAAGGCGGACGAGTATGTCATATAA
- a CDS encoding DNA-3-methyladenine glycosylase family protein, with amino-acid sequence MSYKKIKKTVKNFNIEEICNSGQCFRMEAMENGRYRVLAKDRCLEIEQKGEVCTFFCEEADFETFWKPYFDLERDYALCISKIPAEDLYLTRAARFGSGIRILKQDLWEMIVSFLISQQNNIVRIRRCIQNICEKYGEERPDMYGNTYYSFPKPEVLAELDEDELKACNLGYRSKYVVRTARSVVTEEINLEKVAKMDYAAAKEELLKLFGVGEKVADCICLFALHQMQAFPVDTHIRQALEQNYADGFPMEQYEGMQGILQQYIFYYELKGKKEQENV; translated from the coding sequence ATGTCATATAAGAAGATAAAAAAGACAGTGAAAAACTTTAATATAGAGGAAATCTGCAATTCCGGTCAGTGCTTCCGCATGGAAGCCATGGAAAACGGAAGGTACAGAGTTCTGGCAAAGGACCGCTGTCTGGAAATAGAACAAAAGGGAGAGGTCTGTACCTTTTTCTGTGAAGAGGCAGATTTTGAAACTTTTTGGAAGCCCTACTTTGATTTGGAAAGAGATTATGCCCTCTGTATTTCTAAAATTCCGGCAGAGGATTTGTATTTGACAAGGGCTGCCAGATTTGGAAGCGGTATTCGGATTTTGAAGCAGGATTTATGGGAAATGATTGTTTCCTTTTTGATTTCCCAGCAGAATAATATTGTGAGAATCCGGCGGTGCATTCAAAATATCTGTGAGAAATACGGAGAAGAAAGGCCGGATATGTATGGAAATACTTATTACAGTTTTCCCAAGCCGGAGGTTCTGGCAGAACTGGACGAGGACGAACTGAAAGCCTGTAATCTGGGCTACCGCAGCAAATATGTGGTGCGGACGGCGAGAAGCGTGGTAACGGAAGAAATCAATCTGGAGAAGGTGGCAAAAATGGATTATGCTGCCGCAAAGGAGGAGCTTTTAAAGCTGTTTGGCGTGGGAGAAAAGGTGGCAGACTGTATTTGTCTGTTTGCCTTGCATCAGATGCAGGCGTTTCCTGTGGATACCCATATCCGTCAGGCGCTGGAGCAGAATTATGCAGACGGTTTTCCCATGGAACAATATGAAGGTATGCAGGGAATCCTGCAGCAGTATATTTTTTATTATGAGCTGAAAGGCAAGAAAGAACAGGAGAACGTATGA
- a CDS encoding DUF2156 domain-containing protein: MKLEFKPIDVEAIEELNPYFCKRPNKTCDSVLLDSYLWRIYYQVRYAVSDNKAIQWLMEHEGVVSSAMPICEEQDLEHYFEELVRYFNEELHKPLIINLADEEAVKALKLEEQTDRFLVTEQEDLKDYLYDGEKLRTLSGKKLHKKKNNLNSFMKNYEGRFEYRSLCCSDRDDVWKFLDRWREAKGEETEEHLDYEVHGIHDILKNCSSFQVRMGGVYIDDKLEAFTIGSYNSFEDMAVIHIEKANPEIRGLYQYINQQFLVHEFPEVHLINREDDLGIEGLRKAKMSYNPLDFARKYEIRQIDFQGE; the protein is encoded by the coding sequence ATGAAGTTAGAATTTAAACCCATTGATGTGGAAGCGATTGAGGAATTGAATCCTTATTTTTGTAAACGTCCCAATAAGACCTGTGACAGTGTGCTTTTGGACAGTTATTTATGGAGAATTTATTATCAGGTGCGCTATGCAGTCAGCGATAATAAGGCGATACAGTGGTTGATGGAACACGAAGGCGTGGTAAGCAGCGCCATGCCCATTTGTGAAGAACAGGATTTGGAACATTATTTTGAGGAGCTTGTACGTTATTTTAACGAAGAGCTGCACAAGCCTCTGATTATCAACCTGGCTGATGAAGAAGCTGTGAAGGCGTTAAAGCTGGAAGAGCAGACAGACCGCTTTCTGGTAACAGAGCAGGAAGATTTAAAGGATTATTTATATGACGGAGAGAAACTGCGTACCCTTTCCGGGAAAAAGCTGCATAAAAAGAAAAACAACCTGAATTCTTTTATGAAAAATTATGAAGGCAGGTTTGAGTACCGCAGTCTTTGTTGCTCAGACCGAGATGATGTGTGGAAATTTCTGGACAGATGGAGAGAGGCAAAAGGAGAGGAAACCGAGGAGCATCTGGACTATGAGGTGCATGGAATTCACGATATCCTGAAAAACTGTTCCAGCTTTCAGGTGCGTATGGGCGGTGTGTATATTGATGATAAACTGGAGGCCTTTACCATTGGAAGTTATAATTCCTTTGAGGATATGGCGGTGATTCATATTGAAAAGGCAAATCCGGAAATCAGAGGTCTGTATCAGTATATTAACCAGCAGTTTTTAGTCCATGAATTCCCGGAAGTGCATTTAATTAACAGAGAGGACGACCTGGGAATCGAAGGTTTAAGGAAGGCCAAAATGTCCTACAATCCACTGGATTTTGCACGGAAATACGAAATCCGGCAGATTGATTTTCAGGGAGAATAA
- a CDS encoding GNAT family N-acetyltransferase yields MLHYLNKEEKNRSRELWEQAFPEDSDCFRDYYYTEKTRDNRLLVLEEGGQILSMLHRNPYLLQTGEKTAVCDYIVGVATDKNSRRKGYMRQLMEKALKDMREEGMPFCFLMPAFEALYLPFDFTYIYKKQSRELQQEKFSNLQLRRAENRDLQAAAAYMEAWLSKRYEVYAKRDFSYIERLKREIESENGCLELLFEKDTLAGMKAYWGMDKPEERLLFCEENYSRLQGEATPAIMGRIVNLPEFLSCIRLRETAEKEEYTVILGVEDRILPENAGLWKWTLNRSSSGAKRICPKAEEKSESKEKADISLEISEITAWLFGYSVPDSLGVWRERIRPFCGVFLDEIV; encoded by the coding sequence ATGCTTCATTATTTAAATAAAGAGGAAAAGAACCGAAGCAGAGAGCTTTGGGAACAGGCGTTTCCGGAAGATTCGGATTGTTTCCGGGATTATTATTATACAGAGAAGACCAGGGATAACAGGCTGCTGGTTCTGGAAGAGGGGGGACAGATTCTGTCCATGCTGCATCGCAATCCCTATCTGCTCCAGACGGGAGAAAAAACGGCGGTTTGCGATTATATTGTAGGCGTGGCAACGGACAAAAACAGCAGAAGAAAGGGCTATATGAGGCAGCTTATGGAAAAGGCGCTGAAGGATATGAGAGAGGAGGGCATGCCCTTCTGTTTTCTCATGCCTGCCTTTGAAGCCCTGTATCTGCCTTTTGATTTTACTTATATTTATAAAAAGCAGAGCCGGGAGCTGCAACAGGAGAAATTCTCCAATCTGCAGCTTAGAAGAGCGGAGAACAGAGATTTGCAGGCAGCCGCTGCTTATATGGAAGCCTGGCTTTCCAAAAGATATGAGGTCTATGCCAAAAGAGATTTCTCCTATATAGAAAGACTGAAAAGAGAAATCGAAAGTGAAAACGGCTGTCTGGAGCTTTTGTTTGAAAAAGATACCCTTGCGGGAATGAAGGCTTACTGGGGAATGGACAAGCCGGAGGAAAGACTGCTGTTTTGTGAAGAAAATTACAGTCGGCTTCAGGGAGAAGCTACTCCTGCCATTATGGGAAGAATTGTCAATCTGCCGGAGTTTCTTTCCTGTATCCGTTTAAGAGAAACGGCGGAAAAGGAGGAATATACGGTAATTTTGGGGGTTGAGGACAGAATTTTACCGGAAAATGCAGGCCTTTGGAAATGGACGCTCAACCGGAGCAGCTCTGGGGCAAAAAGGATTTGCCCAAAAGCAGAGGAGAAGTCAGAGAGCAAAGAAAAGGCAGATATTTCCCTTGAGATTTCAGAGATTACAGCCTGGCTTTTCGGGTATTCTGTTCCGGATTCCCTGGGAGTCTGGAGAGAGCGGATCCGTCCGTTTTGCGGCGTATTTTTAGACGAGATTGTGTGA
- a CDS encoding xylulokinase: MSLEANKSTVVNGKAVLGIEMGSTRIKAVLVNEKNEPIASGSHEWENQLVNNIWTYSEEAIWKGIQDSYQDMVRDVKEKYGVPVKKLAALGFSAMMHGYMPFDKAGNLMVPFRTWRNTMTEQASEELTQLFAYHIPQRWSIAHLYQAILNKEEHVKDIDFMTTLEGYVHWKLTGEKVLGVGEASGMFPVDMNIRNYDKKRMEQFDELTAPYHFPWKLEDILPKVLLAGEEAGRLTEEGVKLLDITGELEAGVPLCPPEGDAGTGMVATNSVAQRTGNVSAGTSVFAMVVLEKELSKVYPEIDLVTTPTGNLVAMVHCNNCTSDLNAWVGIFKEFAESMGIKVDMNRLFETLYRKAMEGDADCGGLLAYNYFSGEHITGFEEGRPMFVRTPESKFNLANFMRVHLFTALGALKTGMDILLKEEGVKLDKILGHGGLFKTKGVGQNLLAGAINTPVSVMETAGEGGAWGIAVLASYLVNKEENETLEQYLDNKVFAGQEGVEVQPDERDVKGFDAFMEKYAAGLAIERAAVDHLK; this comes from the coding sequence ATGAGTTTGGAAGCAAATAAAAGTACGGTAGTAAACGGAAAGGCGGTTCTGGGTATTGAGATGGGCTCTACCAGAATCAAGGCAGTTCTGGTAAATGAGAAAAATGAACCTATTGCATCAGGAAGCCATGAATGGGAAAATCAGTTGGTAAATAATATCTGGACTTACAGTGAGGAAGCAATTTGGAAGGGAATCCAGGACAGCTATCAGGACATGGTAAGAGATGTAAAGGAAAAATACGGCGTACCGGTAAAAAAACTGGCTGCATTGGGTTTCAGCGCAATGATGCATGGTTATATGCCCTTTGATAAAGCAGGAAATCTCATGGTGCCCTTCCGTACCTGGAGAAACACCATGACCGAGCAGGCAAGTGAAGAGTTGACACAGCTTTTTGCCTACCATATTCCTCAGAGATGGAGCATTGCACACCTGTATCAGGCAATCTTAAACAAAGAAGAGCATGTAAAGGATATTGACTTTATGACAACTCTGGAGGGCTATGTACACTGGAAATTAACAGGGGAAAAGGTACTTGGTGTAGGAGAAGCCTCAGGAATGTTCCCTGTAGATATGAATATCCGTAATTATGACAAAAAGAGAATGGAGCAGTTTGATGAGTTGACAGCGCCTTACCATTTTCCGTGGAAACTGGAGGATATTCTGCCAAAGGTGCTCCTGGCAGGAGAAGAGGCAGGAAGACTGACCGAGGAAGGTGTGAAATTGCTGGATATTACAGGAGAGCTGGAAGCAGGCGTACCGCTTTGTCCGCCGGAAGGCGATGCCGGAACCGGTATGGTGGCAACCAACAGTGTGGCGCAGCGTACGGGAAATGTGTCTGCCGGAACTTCTGTGTTTGCCATGGTGGTTCTGGAAAAAGAGCTGTCTAAGGTATATCCGGAGATTGATTTGGTAACAACTCCTACCGGGAATCTGGTGGCAATGGTACACTGCAACAACTGTACCTCTGACTTGAATGCCTGGGTGGGAATTTTTAAAGAATTTGCGGAAAGCATGGGCATAAAGGTGGACATGAACCGGCTTTTTGAAACCCTGTACAGAAAGGCAATGGAAGGGGACGCAGATTGCGGCGGACTTTTGGCGTACAATTATTTCTCAGGCGAGCATATTACAGGATTTGAAGAAGGACGCCCCATGTTTGTCCGTACACCGGAGAGTAAATTTAATCTGGCGAACTTTATGAGAGTGCATCTTTTTACTGCTCTTGGCGCACTGAAAACAGGTATGGATATTCTGTTAAAAGAAGAGGGCGTAAAGCTGGATAAAATTCTGGGACACGGCGGTTTGTTTAAGACAAAAGGTGTGGGACAGAATCTTTTAGCAGGCGCAATCAACACCCCTGTTTCTGTTATGGAAACAGCAGGAGAGGGCGGCGCCTGGGGCATTGCAGTGCTGGCATCTTATCTGGTGAATAAAGAGGAAAATGAAACTCTGGAGCAATATCTGGACAACAAGGTTTTCGCAGGACAGGAAGGCGTGGAAGTACAGCCGGACGAAAGAGATGTAAAGGGCTTTGACGCCTTTATGGAGAAATATGCGGCAGGACTTGCCATTGAGAGAGCTGCTGTAGATCATCTGAAATAA
- a CDS encoding acyltransferase family protein: MSTKSRNYFLDNYKALLILLVVTGHFIEPCHTNNAFLEALKWIIFSFHMPAFIFISGFFSKKDMGFEKLIQKLVIPYFVYEFLYYFLYVFIIHKETGLYLNRPKFSLWYLMALFFWRVLTPYVRKIPGNMFIAFTAGLLVGFTELGNFFSIPRTLVFYPFFLAGYYFQESWFEALRRHWKALTFGLSAFVALFLGLTALSGTELTTFIFYGRYSYQDMNMPGIEGLLVRAGCYAISFLALFALCAFIPRKQHFFSVLGVRTMPIYLFHGMIYSALKETPLLKSINTPGETALLLVSCVALTFLLAGNLPTRFVNAVSSVQVSLPRLPKLPGSFKRPTRPGSFPFLTRFKKGMAP, from the coding sequence ATGTCAACGAAATCAAGAAATTATTTTTTAGACAATTACAAAGCCCTGTTGATTCTGCTGGTTGTCACAGGACATTTCATTGAGCCCTGCCACACCAACAATGCTTTTCTGGAAGCGCTGAAATGGATTATCTTTTCCTTCCATATGCCTGCCTTTATTTTTATCTCAGGCTTCTTTTCCAAAAAAGACATGGGCTTTGAAAAGCTGATTCAGAAGCTGGTGATTCCTTATTTTGTCTACGAATTTTTATACTATTTTCTGTATGTTTTCATTATACATAAGGAAACTGGGCTATATTTAAACCGTCCTAAATTTTCCCTGTGGTATCTCATGGCTCTGTTTTTCTGGAGAGTCCTGACTCCATATGTTCGGAAAATACCGGGAAATATGTTTATTGCTTTTACTGCAGGACTGCTTGTTGGATTTACGGAACTTGGCAACTTTTTCAGTATTCCAAGGACGCTGGTGTTCTACCCCTTTTTCCTTGCAGGCTACTATTTTCAGGAAAGCTGGTTTGAAGCCCTGCGCAGGCACTGGAAAGCCCTTACTTTTGGTCTGTCTGCCTTTGTAGCTCTGTTTTTGGGATTGACTGCCCTTTCCGGTACAGAACTGACCACCTTTATTTTTTACGGCAGATATTCTTATCAGGATATGAACATGCCCGGCATAGAGGGGCTTCTGGTTCGGGCAGGCTGCTATGCGATTTCCTTTTTGGCGCTGTTTGCCCTGTGTGCGTTTATTCCACGGAAACAGCACTTTTTCTCTGTGCTGGGTGTCCGCACCATGCCGATTTACCTGTTCCACGGAATGATTTACAGTGCGCTGAAGGAAACACCATTGCTTAAAAGCATAAATACTCCCGGAGAAACGGCTCTGCTTCTGGTTTCCTGTGTGGCGCTTACCTTTTTGCTGGCAGGGAATCTGCCAACCCGGTTTGTAAATGCCGTATCCTCTGTGCAGGTATCTCTTCCCAGACTGCCAAAACTGCCCGGTTCTTTCAAAAGGCCAACGCGACCGGGAAGTTTTCCATTCCTTACCCGATTCAAAAAAGGAATGGCGCCATAA